One part of the Deltaproteobacteria bacterium genome encodes these proteins:
- a CDS encoding DUF4160 domain-containing protein: MSRFRRGGYIFLSWAGDHTPRHVHVYRDGALVVKWDLENRIEMKGKMTRRILKLIEELEEEGLL; this comes from the coding sequence GTGTCGAGATTCCGCCGTGGCGGCTACATCTTCCTCTCCTGGGCGGGGGACCACACCCCCCGTCACGTCCACGTCTACCGGGACGGAGCCCTCGTCGTGAAGTGGGACCTGGAGAACCGGATCGAGATGAAAGGGAAGATGACCCGCCGGATCCTGAAGCTCATCGAGGAGCTGGAAGAAGAGGGACTGCTATGA